A genomic region of Arachis stenosperma cultivar V10309 chromosome 9, arast.V10309.gnm1.PFL2, whole genome shotgun sequence contains the following coding sequences:
- the LOC130950989 gene encoding phosphate transporter PHO1, with protein sequence MVKFSKELEAQLIPEWKEAFVNYWQLKKQIKRIRLSRLPTNPPHTAQLFAGVDFGRSIFDSLRSIAANLADNLRPSCDDHNLTVIQVRRKTVKGSEEEIYETELAQLFSEEDEVRVFFESLDEELNKVNQFYKKQESEFMERGDTLNKQLQILLDLKTIISNRRWKSSNPSSNSASFSHSPSRNSDYSERFGGESDETNSEVSSQTEEVITTLEKNGINLVNSGMRGKKTKKGKPKMGMRIDVPATNPTRAITAITSMLLEDLVNNPTTSGGDFIFKRKIQSAEKMIRSAFVELYRALGLLKTYSSLNTVAFSKILKKFDKVSCQKASANYLKEVKRSHFVSSDKVVRLMDEVESIFTKHFANNDRKKAMKFLRPQQNKDSHMVTFLVGLSTGCFVSLFCVYAILAHLCGIFSPSKEPRYMETVYPVFSVFALLSLHLFMYGCNLFMWKRTRINYNFIFEFSPTTALRHRDAFLICTTLMTTVVGAMVIHLLLRAAGFSPSQVDAIPGILLLVFIMLLICPFDFFYRPTRYCFIRVLRNIACSPFYKVLLVDFFMADQLTSQIPLLRHLETTSCRFFATIFKTHNPEACHSGRLYLEITYIISFMPYYWRALQCARRWFDDSDVNHLKNMGKYVSAMVAAGARVTYSRQDNHLWFVIVLITSTVATVYQLYWDFIKDWGFLNPNSKNPWLRDDLILKNKSIYYMSIALNVVLRLTWVETILHFKVGRVQSRLLEFMLASLEVIRRGHWNFYRLENEHLNNVGRYRAVKTVPLPFREMDSD encoded by the exons ATGGTGAAGTTTTCAAAGGAGCTAGAAGCGCAACTAATACCGGAATGGAAGGAGGCATTCGTCAACTACTGGCAGCTCAAGAAGCAAATTAAACGGATCAGGCTTTCAAGGCTTCCAACCAACCCACCGCACACCGCCCAATTGTTCGCCGGAGTTGACTTCGGCCGCTCCATTTTCGATTCACTTCGCTCCATTGCCGCCAACCTTGCCGACAACCTTCGACCTTCCTGTGATGACCACAACCTCACGGTCATTCAG GTGAGGAGGAAAACCGTGAAAGGTAGCGAAGAAGAAATATATGAAACAGAACTTGCGCAATTATTTTCGGAGGAGGATGAG GTACGTGTGTTTTTTGAGAGTCTTGATGAAGAGCTAAACAAGGTAAATCAATTTTACAAGAAGCAAGAGAGTGAGTTCATGGAGAGAGGAGATACCTTAAATAAACAGCTTCAAATTCTGCTTGATCTCAAGACAATCATCAGCAACCGCCGCTGGAAAAGTTCTAATCCATCTTCTAATTCCGCCAGTTTCTCTCATTCTCCTTCGCGCAATTCTGATTATTCCG AAAGGTTTGGTGGGGAATCAGACGAAACGAATTCAGAAGTGTCATCGCAGACGGAAGAAGTAATAACGACATTGGAGAAGAATGGAATAAACTTGGTGAATTCAGGGATGAGAGGGAAAAAGACAAAGAAGGGGAAGCCCAAAATGGGAATGAGAATCGACGTGCCAGCAACCAATCCGACCCGGGCCATAACCGCCATAACCAGCATGCTCTTGGAGGATTTGGTTAACAACCCAACTACTTCTGGCGGTGACTtcatcttcaagaggaagattCAGAGCGCTGAGAAAATGATTCGAAGTGCCTTTGTTGAACTCTATCGTGCCCTTGGCCTCCTCAAAACTTACAG CTCACTAAATACAGTAGCATTTTCAAAGATACTCAAGAAGTTTGATAAG GTGTCTTGCCAAAAAGCTTCAGCAAATTATTTGAAAGAAGTGAAGAGATCTCATTTCGTTAGTTCTGATAAG GTTGTTAGACTAATGGATGAAGTGGAATCCATATTCACAAAGCACTTTGCCAACAATGATAGGAAAAAGGCAATGAAGTTTTTAAGACCTCAACAAAATAAAGATTCTCATATGGTCACCTTCCTTGTCG GGTTATCTACAGGTTGCTTTGTATCCTTGTTTTGTGTATATGCAATCTTGGCCCATTTGTGTGGTATATTCTCTCCAAGCAAAGAGCCAAGATATATGGAAACAGTTTACCCTGTCTTCAG TGTGTTTGCATTGCTAAGCTTGCACTTGTTTATGTATGGATGCAACCTGTTCATGTGGAAGAGGACAAGAATCAATTACAATTTCATATTTGAATTCTCACCAACCACAGCACTCAGGCACAGAGATGCATTCCTCATATGCACTACTCTCATGACAACGGTGGTTGGAGCAATGGTTATACACTTACTCTTAAGAGCTGCAGGATTTTCGCCTTCTCAAGTTGATGCcattcctggaattcttcttTTG GTTTTCATAATGCTGCTCATTTGTCCTTTTGATTTTTTCTATCGCCCCACTCGATATTGCTTCATCCGTGTTCTTCGTAACATAGCTTGCTCTCCATTTTATAAG GTTCTACTAGTAGATTTTTTTATGGCTGACCAACTAACTAGCCAG ATACCATTGCTGAGGCATTTAGAAACTACAAGTTGTCGCTTTTTCGCTACGATTTTCAAAACACACAATCCTGAGGCCTGCCATTCTGGAAGGCTATATCTGGAAATAACTTATATCATCTCATTCATGCCTTATTATTGGCGTGCGTTGCAA TGTGCAAGAAGGTGGTTTGATGACAGTGATGTTAATCATTTGAAGAACATGGGAAAGTATGTTTCAGCAATGGTAGCAGCAGGGGCTAGAGTAACATATAGCAGACAAGATAACCATCTATGGTTTGTTATAGTCTTGATCACTTCCACTGTAGCCACAGTTTATCAATTATACTGGGATTTCATCAAGGATTGGGGGTTTCTTAATCCTAACTCCAAAAATCCCTGGCTTAGAGATGATCTAATTTTGAAGAATAAAAGCATATACTATATGTCTATT GCCTTAAATGTTGTACTAAGATTAACATGGGTGGAAACTATCCTGCATTTTAAAGTGGGGCGAGTTCAATCGCGTCTACTCGAGTTTATGTTAGCTTCACTTGAGGTTATTAGAAGAGGCCATTGGAATTTCTACAG GTTGGAGAATGAACATCTAAACAATGTTGGTCGCTACCGCGCAGTGAAGACGGTGCCATTACCGTTCCGAGAGATGGATTCCGACTAA